A section of the Solitalea canadensis DSM 3403 genome encodes:
- a CDS encoding MAC/perforin domain-containing protein, protein MKKALLLFFSVSILMASCKQEIISPNSEDEMKTGRSDDKTVHSAGDGKWDLLGYGYDLTGDFPNSSYAKSAIVDIEKLKIDHPTTVELATTQSSFAINETGETSEDFLRKITNRKTLNEGTENLYKGAIDNNFSNENKWSSKYVYGSYTQYISKRRLYMMGNVNLLKEYLKTQFISDVKSLTPSEIVRIYGTHILLDINLGGKIEIIYQAETSSSTRSLAASSGTEVAFTKIFGVSGYNTFEGSSSLAKSNYNQTVIARTIGGAFEKTIKGITINSDGQPSETINISGWSSGITDSNLKLITINNVIPLYELITDPIKKSQVQSYITQYFKAHQVSLTTDVVYIFENSARKDYALSTNINLPQIYQGWINNNAAFKTYSYNPSVAQPIYSYVNNKTGDHAYTTTKITLADWVAEGIPFYAYNTQVSGTVPVYQFYNSANTSHYYSTNRNATSGYTGWAFEGVCFYALPLN, encoded by the coding sequence ATGAAAAAAGCACTTCTTTTATTTTTTAGCGTATCCATTTTAATGGCTTCTTGTAAACAAGAGATTATCTCTCCGAATTCTGAAGATGAAATGAAAACAGGTAGATCGGATGATAAAACTGTTCATTCAGCTGGAGATGGTAAATGGGATTTACTTGGGTACGGATATGATCTTACAGGAGATTTTCCAAATTCTAGTTATGCAAAATCAGCTATTGTTGATATAGAAAAATTAAAAATCGACCATCCTACCACTGTTGAATTAGCAACTACACAATCCTCATTCGCTATAAATGAAACAGGTGAAACATCTGAAGATTTCTTAAGAAAAATTACAAACAGGAAAACGCTAAATGAAGGAACAGAAAATTTATATAAAGGAGCTATTGACAATAATTTTTCCAATGAGAATAAATGGTCTTCAAAATATGTATATGGTTCGTATACCCAATATATTTCTAAAAGAAGACTTTATATGATGGGAAATGTTAACCTTTTAAAGGAATACTTAAAAACACAATTTATATCTGATGTAAAAAGTTTAACACCTTCCGAAATAGTACGAATATATGGAACGCATATTTTGCTTGATATTAATCTGGGAGGTAAAATAGAAATAATTTATCAAGCAGAAACCAGCAGTAGTACCAGATCTCTTGCTGCTTCATCAGGAACAGAAGTTGCATTTACTAAGATATTTGGTGTGAGTGGGTATAATACATTTGAGGGTTCATCGTCCTTAGCAAAAAGCAATTATAACCAAACAGTAATAGCAAGAACAATAGGGGGTGCATTTGAAAAAACAATTAAAGGAATAACAATTAATTCTGATGGGCAACCAAGTGAAACAATAAATATTTCTGGATGGAGCTCGGGAATTACAGATTCGAACCTTAAGCTTATTACTATAAATAATGTAATTCCATTATATGAATTGATTACAGATCCGATAAAGAAAAGTCAGGTTCAGAGCTATATTACCCAATATTTTAAAGCTCATCAAGTTTCATTAACAACTGATGTTGTATATATTTTTGAAAATTCTGCCCGAAAGGATTATGCATTAAGCACAAATATTAACCTTCCTCAAATTTATCAAGGCTGGATTAATAACAATGCGGCCTTTAAAACTTATTCCTATAATCCTTCAGTCGCACAGCCGATTTATTCATATGTTAATAATAAAACGGGTGATCATGCATACACAACAACTAAAATAACTCTTGCCGATTGGGTTGCTGAGGGCATTCCATTTTATGCGTATAATACTCAAGTATCTGGAACAGTTCCTGTTTATCAGTTTTATAATAGTGCTAATACTTCCCATTACTATTCAACAAACAGAAACGCTACTAGTGGATATACTGGATGGGCATTTGAAGGAGTTTGTTTCTATGCACTTCCATTAAATTAA
- a CDS encoding ATP-binding protein, giving the protein MGQITTDTSKLYTLRLSSKLESIIELENFLELLLEEHHVSNECYGNIMTSLNEATMNAIVHGNKCLENKMVYINVELVNKSKFIFTVADEGDGFDFRNLTDPTLPENLEKDCGRGVFIMKHLSDYFIYNDKGNEVEMHFKL; this is encoded by the coding sequence ATGGGTCAAATTACTACAGATACAAGCAAACTTTATACGTTACGGTTGTCTTCTAAACTGGAAAGCATAATAGAACTTGAAAATTTTTTAGAGTTGCTTTTGGAAGAACATCACGTTTCTAATGAATGTTATGGCAACATTATGACTTCATTAAATGAGGCCACAATGAATGCGATAGTTCATGGAAACAAATGTTTGGAAAACAAGATGGTTTACATTAACGTAGAATTGGTAAATAAAAGTAAATTCATTTTTACAGTTGCCGATGAAGGTGATGGTTTTGATTTCAGAAACTTGACTGATCCAACGCTTCCTGAAAATCTTGAAAAAGATTGTGGACGTGGTGTATTTATTATGAAACACCTTTCTGATTATTTTATTTATAACGACAAAGGAAACGAAGTAGAAATGCACTTCAAGTTATAA
- a CDS encoding nickel-binding protein produces the protein MPLFMDLHKASEGDEGILSIEEIKRCHMADVKIQAKYGVRFIQYWINSEAGMFFCLMEGPDKESCMAVHEEAHGNMACNIIELQGGDYNAYMGNESNKNEFDLVENPDGTLDTGFRVILMVDVIAPANDQNLYDQIKSTFKKFEGREANHGGDRIMCVFNFSSQAIECAKAILAESEILNKEGVEVRIGISAGGPVSDGSEFFGNSIKLANKLCDIAQSNQIIASTEVKELTKGTLITPDNENSVLRIITPVDEKFVNALVEAVESMESNSTFSVESLSKSIGMSKAQLYRKTTSLTGHSPNYFIQEQRLKKALKLIKKKTGNIAEIAFEVGFSSPSYFTKSFQNRFGILPTQAQR, from the coding sequence ATGCCACTTTTTATGGATTTGCATAAAGCTTCCGAGGGCGATGAAGGAATACTTAGCATTGAAGAGATAAAACGCTGTCATATGGCCGATGTGAAAATACAAGCTAAGTATGGGGTGCGATTTATACAATATTGGATTAATAGTGAAGCAGGAATGTTCTTTTGTTTGATGGAAGGTCCTGATAAGGAATCATGTATGGCTGTACATGAGGAAGCTCACGGTAATATGGCGTGTAATATAATTGAACTGCAAGGCGGCGATTACAACGCGTATATGGGTAATGAAAGCAATAAAAATGAATTTGATTTAGTTGAAAACCCAGATGGGACATTGGATACAGGCTTTAGAGTCATTTTGATGGTTGATGTAATCGCGCCAGCTAATGACCAAAACCTCTATGATCAAATTAAAAGCACTTTTAAAAAATTTGAAGGCAGAGAGGCTAACCATGGAGGGGATAGGATAATGTGTGTTTTTAATTTCAGTTCACAAGCAATTGAGTGCGCGAAAGCTATCCTTGCTGAATCCGAGATTTTAAATAAAGAGGGTGTAGAAGTGCGTATTGGTATTAGTGCTGGTGGACCGGTAAGCGATGGGAGTGAATTTTTTGGCAACAGTATTAAACTTGCAAACAAGTTATGTGATATAGCGCAAAGTAATCAAATTATTGCTTCAACAGAAGTCAAGGAATTAACTAAAGGTACCCTTATTACACCGGACAACGAAAACAGCGTATTAAGAATTATTACTCCGGTTGATGAAAAATTTGTAAATGCATTGGTTGAAGCTGTTGAATCAATGGAAAGCAATTCAACATTTAGTGTTGAGAGTCTAAGCAAAAGCATCGGCATGAGTAAAGCTCAACTCTACCGAAAAACAACATCGTTAACAGGCCATTCTCCCAACTATTTTATCCAGGAACAACGATTAAAAAAAGCCCTAAAATTGATTAAGAAGAAAACAGGCAACATAGCCGAAATTGCCTTCGAAGTGGGGTTTAGCAGTCCATCTTATTTTACAAAGAGTTTCCAAAACCGTTTTGGGATATTGCCTACTCAAGCACAGCGGTAA
- a CDS encoding NAD(P)H-dependent oxidoreductase, translated as MEIVEKVDVIERLTNFRYATKKFDSSKKLTEEQVNNILAALNLSASSFGLQPYKFILVNDPEVREKLKNAAFGQTQVTDASHLIVFAHKTSMDHGFIEKYIDNIATTRDVPREALGGFEDVMKGTANNLTEDAAAYWNARQTYIALGNLLTYCAVEGIDACPMEGFDGNAFDEILGLKEKGLHAVVIAPVGYRSEEDGMQHAKKVRRPISEIVEVI; from the coding sequence ATGGAAATAGTAGAAAAAGTAGATGTTATTGAGCGTTTAACCAATTTTCGTTACGCTACTAAAAAGTTTGATTCTTCAAAAAAACTTACTGAAGAGCAGGTTAACAATATTTTAGCCGCTTTGAATTTAAGTGCATCATCATTCGGGTTACAACCCTATAAATTCATTTTGGTAAATGATCCTGAAGTTCGCGAAAAATTAAAAAATGCCGCATTCGGACAAACTCAGGTTACCGATGCATCTCACTTAATTGTGTTTGCTCACAAAACTTCAATGGATCATGGTTTCATTGAAAAATACATTGACAATATTGCTACAACCAGAGATGTTCCACGTGAAGCATTAGGTGGTTTTGAAGATGTAATGAAAGGTACAGCTAATAATCTAACAGAAGATGCTGCAGCTTACTGGAATGCTCGTCAAACTTATATCGCACTAGGAAATCTACTTACTTACTGTGCTGTTGAAGGAATTGATGCTTGTCCGATGGAAGGTTTCGATGGAAATGCTTTTGATGAAATCTTAGGATTGAAAGAGAAAGGTTTACATGCAGTAGTAATTGCTCCGGTTGGTTATCGTTCTGAAGAAGATGGTATGCAACACGCTAAAAAAGTAAGAAGACCAATTAGCGAGATTGTTGAAGTAATCTAA
- a CDS encoding carbonic anhydrase family protein, with the protein MKNSAAALITSLLIISAIYSCRHSTENKDKSTSDENESIDTSAVLKPLREKVLTAEEQKALTPDMVIKILADGNKRFMNNDLTARDHSAMVREAVVGQYPKAVILSCLDSRIPVEDVFDKGIGDLFVARVAGNFVNEDILGSMEFGCKISGAKLILVLGHESCGAIKAAIDQVKLGNITAMLTKITPAVNRSTDFKGDKTSKDAEYVEYVAKNNVLTTIENIKRKSPILKAMADKGEIKIIGAYYDLNTGEVIFL; encoded by the coding sequence ATGAAAAACTCAGCAGCAGCATTAATTACGTCATTATTAATTATTTCTGCAATTTATTCTTGTCGCCATTCTACTGAAAACAAGGATAAGAGTACTTCTGATGAAAATGAATCAATTGATACGTCAGCAGTACTAAAACCTTTGAGAGAAAAGGTTTTGACAGCAGAAGAACAAAAAGCGTTGACTCCAGATATGGTGATAAAAATCCTTGCGGATGGAAACAAACGGTTTATGAATAATGACCTAACTGCCAGAGATCATTCGGCAATGGTACGGGAAGCAGTTGTTGGGCAATATCCGAAAGCAGTAATACTTTCGTGCTTGGATAGTAGAATACCTGTTGAGGATGTATTTGACAAAGGAATTGGTGATCTTTTTGTGGCAAGGGTAGCCGGAAATTTTGTAAATGAAGATATTTTGGGCAGTATGGAATTTGGCTGTAAAATATCAGGAGCCAAGCTTATTCTTGTGTTAGGACACGAATCATGTGGTGCAATTAAAGCTGCAATTGATCAGGTAAAATTGGGGAACATAACTGCAATGCTTACTAAAATAACGCCAGCTGTTAATAGGTCAACGGATTTTAAAGGCGACAAAACTTCAAAGGACGCAGAGTACGTTGAGTATGTCGCAAAAAACAATGTGCTTACTACTATAGAGAATATTAAAAGGAAAAGTCCAATCCTAAAAGCAATGGCCGATAAAGGTGAAATCAAAATTATTGGGGCTTATTATGACCTTAATACGGGAGAGGTTATTTTTCTATAG
- a CDS encoding DUF4242 domain-containing protein — MKSFISLLQVIGLFFIAACSTNGKNLNTAKEPATVSDSVKTHYYIDVHNLEPGKVSLADVEGAHKKDLATQGKYDVNFIKFWVDEQQGKVYCLSKANDEESITKTHKEAHGLLPSAIYEVTEGQASAMLGKKQLFIDVHELGPGKVTAKDVAEAHAKDLAVESKYGVNFINYWVDEKNGVVFCLSEAADSTAILKTHKAAHGLLPAYIIKVKQGE, encoded by the coding sequence ATGAAATCTTTCATTTCGCTTCTCCAAGTTATTGGATTGTTTTTTATTGCTGCCTGCAGCACTAATGGTAAAAATTTAAACACCGCCAAAGAACCTGCGACTGTTTCCGATTCTGTCAAAACACATTATTATATTGATGTACATAACCTTGAGCCCGGCAAGGTTTCATTAGCCGATGTAGAAGGTGCACATAAAAAAGACCTCGCCACCCAGGGCAAATACGATGTTAACTTTATTAAGTTTTGGGTCGATGAACAACAAGGCAAGGTGTATTGCCTCTCTAAAGCCAATGATGAAGAATCGATAACGAAAACCCATAAAGAAGCACACGGTCTGCTGCCTTCCGCGATTTACGAAGTAACTGAAGGGCAAGCATCCGCAATGCTTGGTAAAAAACAGTTGTTCATTGATGTTCATGAACTGGGTCCTGGCAAAGTAACCGCAAAAGATGTAGCCGAAGCGCATGCTAAAGATTTGGCCGTGGAAAGCAAATACGGCGTAAACTTTATTAATTATTGGGTCGACGAAAAAAACGGTGTTGTATTCTGTTTATCCGAAGCTGCTGATTCAACCGCTATATTAAAAACACATAAAGCAGCACATGGTTTATTGCCGGCTTATATTATTAAAGTGAAACAAGGTGAATGA
- a CDS encoding pirin family protein, whose product MKTIFHRAKERGFNNLGWLKSYHSFSFSQFYDPQKMNFGLLRVLNDDAVSAGMGFGAHPHDNMEIVSIPLSGELKHKDSTGRDEVIKTHDVQIMSAGSGITHSEFNNSREKEVKFLQIWVFPNEKNIEPRYEQKTFLPEDRENRLSTVVSPNKEEGGVWINQDAWFSLGNFDENKTISYDLKKEGNGVYVFVLSGEVEVDGNTLGERDAIGIWETNKIDVKTNTYTELLLIEVPMNF is encoded by the coding sequence ATGAAAACAATTTTTCATCGCGCTAAAGAGCGCGGATTTAATAATCTGGGTTGGTTAAAAAGTTATCACTCTTTCAGTTTCAGTCAGTTTTATGACCCTCAAAAAATGAACTTCGGTTTATTAAGGGTGTTAAATGACGATGCTGTTTCAGCTGGAATGGGCTTCGGCGCACACCCTCACGATAATATGGAAATTGTAAGTATTCCACTTTCGGGTGAATTAAAGCATAAAGACAGTACGGGTAGAGATGAAGTTATTAAAACACATGATGTTCAGATCATGTCGGCCGGTAGTGGGATCACCCACTCTGAATTTAATAACTCACGGGAGAAAGAAGTAAAATTCTTACAGATATGGGTGTTCCCTAATGAAAAGAATATTGAACCTCGTTATGAGCAAAAAACTTTTCTTCCGGAAGACCGTGAAAATAGACTATCGACGGTGGTTTCTCCCAATAAGGAAGAAGGTGGAGTTTGGATTAACCAAGATGCCTGGTTCTCTTTAGGAAACTTTGATGAAAATAAAACAATCTCCTATGACCTTAAAAAAGAGGGCAATGGTGTATATGTTTTTGTGTTGAGCGGAGAAGTTGAGGTAGATGGTAATACTTTAGGTGAGCGTGATGCAATAGGTATTTGGGAAACCAATAAAATAGATGTTAAAACAAATACTTATACAGAGCTGTTGTTGATAGAAGTTCCAATGAATTTTTAA
- a CDS encoding DUF4175 family protein, whose amino-acid sequence MKQHTSYELLISKLDEFIRKYYKNRLIRGSLYVIAILAASYLVLAVTEYYSFLSTTARTVIFFSFLLVALVVLVVYVAKPLLAFFKLGNVINHQQASEIIGSHFPNVKDKLLNTLQLKSMSVSAENNSLIEASINQKIEQLKPIPFASAINLSENKKYLKYALPPLVALIVLGAAAPAVLKDGTTRLVNYNTPFARKAPFSIDIQNKALKALQNEDLTVNIKLSGDEIPQDIYLIEGENRYKLDKKSILEFSYTFKNLQKTQNFRFFADGFYSQEYQLSVLPNPMLLNFEVTMVYPSYTKKQNEAIQNTGDLSVPAGTLISWNFKAANTQELDMVFDGTSQPSEKKSESSFYVSKKLFKSTRYAVETRNGFVKKKDSLNYSINVIPDAHPSINVIERGDSLTNKQIYFAGELKDDYGFSKLTFNYQILNKDKKKIYSKSVPISTSQTDERFFYDWDLDESGIAAGDEVSYYFEIFDNDGVNGAKSTKSAIKTIQTLSKSEIDKQLDSKRAELKDKMESALRQASKIQRDAKKLNDKLADKKTLTFEEKKQINELIEKQKQLEENIREIQQENKLNNQQNSEMNELDQKIMDKQKQLEDMFNNVLDEKTKEILLNLQKMMEENNKNLTREQLDNMRMDNKSLEKELNRMLELYKQLEFEQKFQQSIDKLDDISKKQDNLQEKTKDKNSDAPSLKNEQDKINNEFDQLQKELDDLQKKNEELENKNNIENTEKEQEDINKDLNNSSEQLKNDNKGKASESQKNASNKMKKLSQSMKDAQQQMEGMKLDVDIEGLRQVLDNLLKVSFDQEKLMQQFKGLGINDPGFNLLVQRQKSLKDDVSMIRDSIFSLSKRILQIQSFVNKETETIDQYMAKTMESLGDRRTGEAAGYQQYVMTSVNNLAVMLSEVLDNLQNQQSSAGKGKSKSKSKNQKPSLSMLNKMQQDLNDQMQQMKNGMKPGQTPRGQQSEQIAKMARQQQAIRNALQDINREQNKDGKGKLGDLDKLGKDMEQTETQLYNKQLTQEMLKRQQEIKTRLLEAEKAERERDQDEKREAKEGKDQTADFKAVFEQYQKAKQKELELLKTLPPGVSSFYKTKINTYFNLLNTGK is encoded by the coding sequence ATGAAACAACATACCAGCTACGAATTACTGATCAGCAAGCTTGACGAGTTTATCCGGAAATATTATAAAAACCGGTTAATTCGTGGGAGCCTGTATGTGATTGCAATTTTGGCGGCCAGTTACCTGGTGCTGGCAGTTACTGAGTATTATTCGTTTCTGAGTACGACGGCGCGTACTGTTATATTCTTTAGCTTTTTGTTGGTAGCGCTTGTGGTACTAGTGGTTTATGTAGCAAAACCATTATTGGCGTTTTTTAAACTTGGCAATGTAATTAACCATCAACAAGCTTCTGAAATTATCGGCAGTCATTTCCCCAATGTAAAGGATAAACTGTTAAACACCTTACAGTTGAAATCAATGTCGGTTTCGGCTGAAAATAACAGCTTGATAGAAGCAAGTATCAACCAAAAGATTGAACAACTAAAGCCCATTCCATTTGCTTCGGCCATTAATCTTTCAGAAAATAAAAAATACCTGAAGTATGCACTTCCTCCATTGGTGGCACTAATTGTTTTAGGAGCGGCAGCACCGGCCGTATTGAAAGATGGAACTACGCGATTGGTTAATTACAATACTCCGTTTGCCCGTAAAGCTCCATTTTCGATTGATATTCAAAACAAAGCCCTCAAGGCTTTACAAAATGAAGACCTTACGGTAAATATTAAACTTTCGGGAGATGAAATTCCGCAGGATATTTACCTCATAGAAGGTGAGAACCGCTATAAGCTGGATAAAAAGAGTATTCTCGAATTTTCTTATACCTTCAAAAATCTGCAGAAAACACAAAATTTCAGATTCTTTGCAGATGGCTTTTATTCACAAGAATATCAGCTTTCGGTATTGCCCAATCCGATGTTGTTGAATTTTGAAGTAACGATGGTGTATCCTTCCTATACTAAAAAACAAAATGAAGCCATCCAAAATACTGGGGATCTTTCTGTTCCGGCGGGTACGCTGATCAGCTGGAATTTTAAAGCGGCCAACACACAAGAATTGGATATGGTTTTTGACGGGACGTCTCAACCTTCAGAGAAAAAATCGGAATCTTCTTTTTATGTAAGCAAAAAGTTGTTTAAATCTACTCGCTATGCAGTTGAAACTCGCAATGGCTTTGTGAAGAAAAAAGATTCATTGAATTATTCGATCAATGTAATTCCAGATGCTCATCCGTCAATAAATGTTATTGAACGCGGCGATTCGCTTACTAATAAACAGATCTATTTTGCCGGCGAGTTGAAAGATGATTATGGTTTTTCGAAACTAACTTTCAATTACCAGATTCTGAATAAAGACAAAAAGAAAATTTACAGTAAATCAGTTCCGATCAGTACTTCACAAACAGACGAGCGATTTTTCTATGATTGGGATCTGGATGAAAGTGGTATTGCTGCTGGCGATGAAGTAAGTTATTATTTTGAAATTTTTGATAATGATGGTGTGAATGGTGCCAAATCGACTAAGTCGGCTATTAAAACTATTCAAACACTTTCGAAGTCCGAAATTGATAAACAATTGGATAGCAAACGTGCTGAGTTAAAAGATAAAATGGAGAGTGCGCTACGCCAGGCTTCTAAAATTCAGCGTGATGCTAAAAAGTTGAATGATAAACTGGCCGATAAAAAAACACTGACTTTTGAAGAGAAGAAACAGATTAATGAACTGATTGAAAAACAAAAGCAGTTGGAAGAAAACATTCGGGAAATTCAGCAGGAAAATAAGTTGAACAACCAACAAAACAGCGAAATGAATGAGCTTGACCAAAAAATTATGGATAAGCAAAAACAGCTGGAAGATATGTTCAACAATGTGCTGGACGAAAAAACCAAAGAGATTTTACTGAACCTCCAAAAAATGATGGAGGAAAACAATAAAAACCTTACCCGTGAGCAATTAGATAATATGCGCATGGACAATAAGAGTTTGGAAAAAGAATTGAATCGTATGCTTGAGTTGTATAAACAGTTGGAATTTGAGCAAAAATTTCAACAAAGCATTGATAAACTTGATGATATCTCGAAGAAACAAGATAATCTTCAGGAAAAAACAAAGGATAAAAATTCGGACGCACCGAGTCTCAAAAATGAACAAGATAAAATCAATAATGAGTTTGATCAACTTCAAAAAGAATTAGACGACCTTCAAAAGAAAAATGAGGAATTAGAGAATAAAAACAACATTGAGAACACTGAGAAAGAACAAGAAGATATTAATAAAGACCTGAATAACAGTTCGGAACAACTAAAAAACGACAATAAAGGCAAGGCTTCTGAGTCGCAAAAAAATGCTTCGAATAAGATGAAAAAGCTTTCGCAAAGCATGAAAGATGCTCAACAGCAAATGGAAGGCATGAAACTTGATGTTGATATTGAAGGATTGCGTCAGGTTTTAGATAATCTGTTGAAAGTTTCCTTCGACCAGGAAAAATTAATGCAACAATTTAAAGGTCTTGGAATCAATGATCCTGGCTTTAATTTGCTGGTTCAGCGACAAAAATCATTAAAAGATGATGTGTCGATGATACGCGATAGTATTTTTTCTTTAAGTAAACGTATCCTTCAAATACAAAGTTTCGTAAACAAGGAAACGGAGACTATCGATCAATACATGGCAAAGACCATGGAGAGTTTGGGCGACCGAAGAACTGGTGAAGCCGCAGGCTATCAGCAATATGTAATGACCTCTGTCAATAATTTAGCTGTAATGCTTAGCGAAGTTTTAGATAATTTGCAAAATCAACAGTCGAGTGCCGGAAAAGGTAAATCGAAAAGCAAAAGTAAAAATCAAAAGCCAAGTCTTTCGATGCTAAACAAAATGCAGCAGGATCTGAATGATCAAATGCAGCAAATGAAAAACGGCATGAAACCTGGGCAAACACCTCGCGGACAGCAAAGTGAGCAGATTGCTAAAATGGCCCGTCAACAACAGGCTATACGAAATGCGTTGCAGGATATTAACCGGGAGCAAAATAAAGATGGCAAAGGAAAGTTAGGTGATTTAGATAAGTTGGGTAAAGACATGGAACAAACCGAAACTCAACTTTACAATAAACAGCTCACGCAAGAAATGCTCAAGCGTCAGCAAGAAATAAAGACCCGTTTGTTAGAAGCTGAGAAAGCTGAACGTGAACGTGATCAGGATGAAAAACGGGAGGCTAAAGAAGGTAAAGATCAAACAGCTGATTTTAAAGCCGTTTTTGAACAGTACCAGAAAGCCAAACAAAAAGAATTGGAATTGCTAAAAACACTTCCACCGGGAGTGAGTTCATTTTATAAGACAAAAATTAATACTTATTTTAATTTGTTGAATACTGGAAAATAG
- the ybeY gene encoding rRNA maturation RNase YbeY, with protein sequence MAINFFNEEIDFKLNHKAKLKTWIKNTVEEEGFKLKDVNFILCSDDYLLEINKQYLNHNTYTDIVTFDNSEKEDQIVGDIFISVDRTNENASKFGVSGDTELHRVIVHGILHLCGYYDKKPEDKALMTEKENYYLSKFKSLGS encoded by the coding sequence ATGGCTATAAATTTTTTCAACGAAGAAATCGATTTTAAACTCAATCATAAGGCAAAACTTAAAACCTGGATTAAGAATACCGTAGAAGAAGAAGGTTTTAAACTGAAGGATGTTAATTTCATTTTATGTTCTGATGATTATTTGCTGGAGATCAATAAGCAATATCTTAATCACAATACCTATACAGATATCGTAACCTTTGATAATTCAGAAAAAGAAGACCAGATTGTTGGCGATATTTTTATCAGTGTAGACAGGACAAATGAAAATGCCTCTAAATTCGGTGTTTCAGGCGATACAGAGCTACATCGGGTCATTGTCCATGGTATTCTTCATCTTTGTGGTTATTACGATAAAAAACCAGAGGATAAAGCCTTAATGACGGAGAAGGAAAATTACTACTTAAGTAAATTTAAGAGCTTGGGAAGTTAA
- a CDS encoding Rossmann-fold NAD(P)-binding domain-containing protein — protein sequence MKSALIIGASGLVGTDCLHLVLENQNIDKVTILVRKLLPISHKKLTQLIIDFNLLENYKNDIKADIVFCCIGSTMKKAGTKENYELIDRIYPREIAKIALVNGATHFLLVSAMGANKDSAIFYNKLKGLVENDIKELGYRIVSIFRPSLLVGDRKEHRTGESFWIKLMNIINPLLLGSLKKYRSIKTIDVAKAMVYSSLTLKEGITIYTSDKILDLSLLYRK from the coding sequence ATGAAATCAGCATTAATTATAGGTGCGAGCGGTTTGGTGGGTACAGATTGTCTGCATTTAGTTTTAGAGAATCAAAATATTGATAAAGTAACCATACTGGTAAGAAAACTGCTTCCTATCTCTCACAAAAAACTAACTCAGTTAATAATTGACTTTAATTTACTAGAAAACTATAAAAATGATATAAAAGCTGATATTGTTTTCTGTTGCATTGGCAGTACAATGAAAAAAGCAGGAACAAAAGAAAATTATGAACTTATAGACCGAATATATCCGAGAGAAATAGCTAAAATAGCATTAGTGAACGGCGCAACTCATTTTTTACTTGTCAGTGCAATGGGAGCTAATAAAGATTCAGCTATATTTTATAATAAACTTAAAGGTTTGGTAGAAAACGACATTAAGGAACTTGGGTATAGAATAGTAAGCATATTTAGACCTTCATTATTGGTTGGTGACAGAAAAGAACATAGAACGGGCGAATCCTTTTGGATCAAACTAATGAATATTATTAATCCTCTCCTACTAGGCTCATTAAAGAAGTATAGATCAATAAAGACAATAGATGTGGCAAAAGCAATGGTTTATTCTTCACTAACTCTTAAAGAAGGTATCACTATATATACATCTGATAAAATATTGGATTTAAGCCTACTTTATAGAAAATAA